The Zalophus californianus isolate mZalCal1 chromosome X, mZalCal1.pri.v2, whole genome shotgun sequence genome window below encodes:
- the MOSPD1 gene encoding motile sperm domain-containing protein 1, producing the protein MHQQKRQPELVEGNLPVFVFPTELIFYADDQSTHKQVLTLYNPYEFALKFKVLCTTPNKYVVADAAGAVKPQCCVDIVIRHRDVQSCHYGVKDKFRLQVSEQSQRKALGRKEVVALLLPSAKEQQKEEDEKRIKEHLTESLFFEQSFQPENRAVSSGPSFLTVFLGVVCIAALMLPTLGDAGSLVPLYLHLSVNQKLVAAYILGLITVAILRT; encoded by the exons ATGCATCAACAAAAAAGACAGCCAGAGTTAGTGGAAGGAAATCTTCCTGTTTTTGTGTTTCCCACGGAGCTAATATTTTATGCAGATGACCAGTCAACACATAAGCAAGTGTTGACTCTGTATAATCCCTATGAGTTTGCCTTAAAGTTCAAAG ttttgtgtACTACTCCAAATAAGTATGTTGTCGCTGATGCTGCAGGTGCAGTAAAGCCTCAGTGTTGTGTGGATAT tgtGATTCGTCATAGAGATGTTCAATCCTGTCACTATGGCGTAAAAGACAAGTTCCGCCTTCAAGTTTCCGAGCAAAGCCAGAGGAAGGCTTTAGGAAGGAAAGAGGTTGTGGCTCTTCTTCTCCCATCTGCCAAAGAACAACAAAAGGAAGAAGACGAAAAAAGGATAAAGGAACATTTAACCGAAAGTTTATTTTTTGAGCAGTCCTTTCAACCAG AGAACAGAGCTGTGTCCTCGGGACCTAGCTTCCTAACTGTCTTCCTGGGAGTGGTGTGCATTGCAGCTTTGATGCTTCCCACACTGGGGGATGCGGGATCGCTGGTGCCCCTCTACCTCCACTTAAGTGTGAATCAGAAGTTAGTGGCCGCTTATATCTTGG